One region of Quercus lobata isolate SW786 chromosome 2, ValleyOak3.0 Primary Assembly, whole genome shotgun sequence genomic DNA includes:
- the LOC115977161 gene encoding probable protein phosphatase 2C 27 produces MCVPEAEQVGQEIENMDNNNNSSSSSSSNNNNNNKLESISEDKAVVERKQNLLNFVPSLRSGEWSDIGGREYMEDTHVCIGDLAKKFGINSYSDEVISFYGVFDGHDGKCAAQFVRDHLPRVIVEDADFPLELEKVVTRSFMETDAAFAKTCSLESALSSGTTALTAMVFGRSLLVANAGDCRAVLSRCGTAIEMSKDHRPCCTKERTRIESLGGYVADGYLNGQLGVTRALGDWHLEGMKGMGEKLGPLSAEPELKLVTLTKEDEFLIIGSDGIWDVFTSQNCIDFARKRLQEHNDVKLCCKQIVEEAIKRGATDNLTVVMVSFHMEPLAHVVVERGRVRRSISAEGLQNLRGLLDC; encoded by the exons ATGTGTGTCCCGGAAGCTGAGCAAGTTGGCCAGGAGATTGAGAATATGGACAACAATaacaacagcagcagcagcagcagcagcaacaacaacaataacaacaag CTGGAAAGCATTTCTGAGGATAAAGCAGTTGTAGAGAGAAAACAGAACCTGTTAAACTTTGTCCCTTCCCTTCGGTCAGGAGAGTGGTCTGATATAGGGGGTCGTGAATATATGGAGGATACTCACGTCTGCATTGGTGATCTGGCTAAGAAATTCGGTATTAATTCATACAGTGATGAAGTTATCTCCTTCTATGGT GTATTTGATGGGCATGATGGAAAGTGTGCAGCACAATTTGTACGTGACCATTTGCCAAGAGTAATTGTTGAGGATGCCGACTTCCCTTTAGAACTTGAGAAGGTGGTTACAAGGTCATTTATGGAGACTGATGCAGCATTTGCAAAGACATGCTCCCTTGAGTCCGCCCTGTCTTCCGGGACAACTGCCCTCACTGCAATGGTATTTGGGAG GTCTCTGCTTGTTGCAAATGCAGGGGACTGCCGGGCTGTGTTGTCACGATGTGGAACTGCTATAGAAATGTCAAAGGATCATAGACCCTGCTGCACTAAAGAAAGGACAAGGATCGAATCCTTGGGTGGATATGTTGCTGATGGTTACCTTAATGGTCAGTTGGGTGTTACTCGTGCATTAGGTGATTGGCACCTTGAAGGAATGAAGGGAATGGGTGAAAAGCTTGGACCATTGAGTGCTGAACCTGAACTTAAATTGGTGACACTGACCAAGGAAGATGAGTTTTTGATAATTGGTAGTGATGGAATTTGGGATGTGTTTACCAGTCAAAATTGTATAGATTTTGCCCGGAAGAGACTCCAAGAGCACAATGATGTGAAGTTGTGCTGCAAGCAAATAGTAGAGGAAGCAATAAAGCGGGGAGCCACCGACAATCTGACTGTTGTAATGGTAAGTTTTCATATGGAGCCACTGGCGCATGTAGTGGTAGAAAGGGGAAGAGTCAGGAGAAGCATATCGGCCGAAGGCCTTCAGAATCTCAGAGGCCTGTTAGATTGctaa